Below is a genomic region from Eupeodes corollae chromosome 1, idEupCoro1.1, whole genome shotgun sequence.
atttgtatttgtaaattcattataatttatatattttatttgaaaattcattataatttaaatattttacattatttttattttattgtacatttaataatgtttttttttttttaattttgcttgtACAGTGAGTTTTGGCAGAAGgcttaacaataattttactttgtttGTAACTCGTTTGTTCATTCGTTGTGGATCATTGTCCTTCACGTAAAAAGCTGGTTTAAGTCTATCAATAGATATTATTTGCTCTTTATTATCTATGAGTACTGAAAAcgttttttcaaatcttttaattatttcaaatcgaCTTTTGTACGGTTGATTCAAACTTCCACGGCCTACCTGCTCCCGAACAAAAACGTGTCTGCAAGTTTTCAAATCTTTTGGTACAAATATGGATTTTTGTTCGCGATTCCTACCAGAACACTGTCGCGTTTGCGAGATTACTTGAGTGATATCTCGAGCTGTCGACGAATTTAACGAGTAAAATCGGATTTAACGGTTTGGGTTCGATAAGTTCTGCAGGTAATCGTAAGTTTTGTCCGTACAATAGTTGTGCAGGCGTTACATTAATGTCGTCAATTATCGGGGAACGAATACCTAGAAGAGTCCAAGGTAAGCTCGAataccaattttgtttgtcttcgTGAGCGCGTAGAGAATTTTTAAGCTGTCGGTGAAACCTTTCTACAGACCCGTTCGCTTGAGGATGGTACGTTGTAGTTCGGATCCACTTTGTACCGAGAGTTTCCGAAATTTCTTTGAACAGACTTGATTCGAACTGCGTTCCTTGATTAGTCGTGATCGTTTGAGGAACTCCAAATCTGGAAACTCAGTTTTTTACGAAAGCGGATACAACGGTGGAAGCGTTCATATTTTTCAGCGGAATGACCTCTGGCGAAGAAGAAAAACGATCTTTGATGGTTAGTAAATAAGTGAAATCCTGAGATGGTGATAACAGACCGACCAAATCCATATGAATATGCGAAAATTGACCTTCCAGTACTGGAAAAGTTCCGTGTTTTAAAGTAGTGTGAATGgaaatttttgacttttgacaAGAGATACAACTTTTTTTCCATGTGTTAACATCGCTGTTCATTTTAGGCCAAAAGTATTTTGCTGTTATTATTTTTCGCATTGCTTTTGAACCTAGATGTGATAGTTTGTGATGGTTGTCAAAAATTGTTCGTCGAAAAATTTCAGGCACATATATAACGTTATTTTTCAACGTCATTTAtcttaatatttactttttctaaCTTGAAAGATGTTTTAgacagttttaaaattgatttaagctCATCATCGTTTCCTTGCTCTTTTAACAGGCTTGGAATACTGACATTGTTGAAATGGATCAATTCATCTCGATAAAGTATCGGCGACGATATTTTGTATGCCTTTGATGTAACGAATGTCAGTAGTAAATTCTGTGATAAACTCTAAGTGGCGCGTTTGAATTGGCGATTTTTCAGTTTTGGAACATATTGCGTTTGTGAGCGGCTTATGGTCGGTAAAAACAGTAAATTGTCTACCTTCCACGTAATACCGAAAATggttaacgtttttgaaaattgcgAGGTGTTCGCGATCGAACGTCGAGTATTTTCTTTCGGCTAGGCTCAAACGAGTTGAAAGAAAACTAAAGGCTCAGTTTAGATAATCTGATTCATCTCGGCATATCATTCTTGTCAGTTTCATTAATCTAGTTATTCTCCTAAGTCTCATAAGTCTTATTAAACTTTTAAGTGTCTTTAATCTCGTCAGATTCATTGTCGATTTATTAAGTATCGTTAATTAAATCAATGTATTCAATTGAGTCTACATAGTCAATATCCTCAATCTCATTAATAACATCGATCACATCAGTCTCTTCAATCTAATCAGTCTCATTAGTCTCATCAGTCAGTCTCACCagtctcatcagtctcatcagCCTCATCAGTTTCATAAATCAGTCTCATCGATCTAATCATCAGTATCATCAGTCTCATGATTCTCATAAGTCACATTATtctcatcagtctcatcagTCCTATCAGTCTCATCAGTCTTATCCGTCTCATCAGTCTCAACAGTCTTATTAGTCTCATCAGTCTCACGATCCTTATCAGTCTAGTTAGTCTCATCGCCCTTATCAGTATCTACAGACTTATATGTCTCGTCAATTTTGTCAGTCTCCTCAGCTTTTTTATTATCAGTcctgttaatatttttagtcTCATCAATCTCTTCAGTTTGTCAGCCTTCTTTGTTTTGTAAGTCCTGTCAGTCTCACCAGTCTCACCGGTTCATTAGTTTTCTCAGTGTCTACAATATAAAGAGTCTCACCATTCCGACCCATCTCGTTGGCCTTATCAGCCCTATCGGTCTTATCAGTCGCATGACCCTCGTCAAATTTGTCAATCTCGTCAACTTTTTCAGTCCGATTAGTCTCATTAGCTTCATCAGTTTTGTCAGTCTCATTAGTCACATCAGCATCATGAGTTTCGTCAATTTCGTCAGATTTGTCATTATCAGTCTCGTTAATGTCTTTAGTTTCATCAGCCTCTTCAAATTTTCAGCATTCTCAGTTTCGTCAGTCATGTCATTCTCTCTAGTCAGCAGCACTAGTCCGAATAGTTTCTTCAGTCTCGACAATATATATACAGTCTTTTCAGTCTCACCAATTTCCCTAGTGTCATCATTCCCATCGTTTCCATCAGTCTCATGAGTCTCGTCAATTTTGTCAATCTTTTCAGTCAGATTAGTCTTATAAGCTCAGTCTTGTTAATGAAGTCAATATGGTCAGTCTCTTTAGTTTCGTCGACTTCTTCAGTCTAAGTCTCTTAATCTTGTCATACTCATTACTTCTCATTAGTCTATCAGTCTTAACGGTCTAATCGGGCTCCTTCGCCCCAACAGTCTTGTCAAACTCATCGGTCTAGTCAGTCTTAACTTACTTcccaatataaaataagaatcaGTTAACATGGAAAACCcgcctttttttttgttttcttttaaaataaatccaaatccTAAGAAAGGAAaacctataaataaaaattctatatttaaaatgcaacaactacaccaaacaaaaagaagatagGTGATATGTATACCTAGGTAAGATAGAGGAAGTTAAAAACTGACAAGGTAGTTAAAGAGAGGTTTTACTTAGCTTATAATAGAGAGTTGTTGTGTTACCATGAACTGTCACACATGGGTTTCAATCAATACCGCTTCTAGCCAAGTTCTTCCTTTAtataaggtttttctttttttggtcttCTATTGCCTTAATTGATTCAACTCAAACAAAACAGAGCAACACTACATCGTTTTcgatttccttttgtttttattctttttcgttttatttttcgaaacgaTTGCATTTGCTAAGCTCGTTATTAATGCATCAACATTAAGTGCTTTCAATTAGGCTAGGCATCAGAAGTCCGACTATTTGCTTCCTTATTATTGGCTATATACCGTATATGTTCccgttttttgtttggtttcctTATATGTTCATTTATGTCTATGAACGGTATTCCAATTGGGGTATTATTGTGTGAAAGATTAATACGAAATAGAAAGGTGAGAGATTGATATGGCAAACCGTTGATGTTTGTTGAGTTGAAAAGTCCATAGTATAAATTTGGTGTCGGTGTCGGTTTAGAATTCTAAATGATTgtcaattaagtgggttagaaatttgtttaatatttgaagAACTATATTTGAAGTGCTTAAAGTTTTGAGGGAAGCACAAATTACATGAGTGTGACAGACTCAATTTCCAATTTGAACAATTAGTAGCATAAAAAGGGGATTTAGGTTTAGTGAGATACTGCCGACAGTTTCGATAAATTTAGTACTTTGGGTACTCGAAAACTACGGGTTTACTTTCACACTACACCTGTCAATAATCCTCCTTGATATGTCGACACAGTTTAACGTTTCCGCCGATCTATCATAAACTCCAGAATTGGATAATACCGTAGCTCTTCTTACTTTAACTTCTTCTTCAACTATAGTTTGAATAATGCGACCCATTAACCAACAGTTTCTAGGACTATTTCGGTCCACAATAAGGATAATGTCGTCATTTGTATAGGTTTAACCGAAATAAACCATTGAGTTGATTTAGGAAGGTATTCACTTACCTATCACTTCTAGAAGCGACCCGCATACAGCTGTGATGTTTTCCAGTTCTTTTTAACCACTTTTATATCGTAGTTAAATGATGTTAAAGTTTTCAGTCCATTAGATGATCTCAACTGGACTGAAGTAGTCAATACCCTATAAACGAAAATGGTCCTATGAAAGGGAATAGTTGTACATTCGGTAACTGGGCCACTATTAGCTCTCGAGGCTTAGCACTCGGCTTTTTACAATATTGACACTCATTTTTAATCATTTGAAAGGCAGCTTGTATACTTAGTTTCTGAAACATCTGAGGAAGCTTGTTTATAGCTGTTTCATGATTTTTATGGTAGAATTTTTAATGGATCTCTTAGTAATATTAACAGTTCCTTAAAGTAAACGTTGATGTTTTCAAGAAAGTCTGTCATGCCCTTAGCTTTGAATACATTCTGTTTATATAGGAACAGGGCTAGAGATTGTGTATTGGATTTCTTTCTTTCTACAGCATATAAAGGGATCATATAGAATAACATAGAAGGATTTGAGCGGCTCATGACCTCTgtgagcagaagaggcaagaTAAACAcagacttctcagaaggaaaaagggagagcatgagaagcgtgtggtcaAAAATGTTAAggggttcaaaagcaggaaggaagttcgaaaaatgtatgagccagtgaaacgaaatttacaagTATAAACCTCGGATTTAAGCTGGAAATTGTTCCATTTAAACCATAATTAACTATATGATATTGTCTTTATCTGATATATATTTGGggaacatacaaatttaatagatTAAGTAAATCGCAGCATTTTATGTGGTAAGACAATTATCATGAACAAACATTACACAATTATCAATTGGccaattttctaaaaagtttagACCAATTAAAGTACATCTTGTAGAACAACAAGGCATTGAATCTAAATTTCATCTAAGTTGTCGaagtaaacattttgtaaaagacttttaaactTTCTCAATACGATTTCTAGAAACTTTATTATGAGAATCCTATACAATTGAAGCATATTCCAAACTAGGACGTACAAAAGGCATATAGATGGATTTTattgcatataaataaataaataaacagcccgtttgagaactagggcctagttactGACAACTGTACTGTTGCCAGAAataaaggggacctacagttttaagccgaatccgaacggcatgtgagaa
It encodes:
- the LOC129943194 gene encoding cysteine-rich, acidic integral membrane protein-like; this translates as MDVALSMLDKISPISDDIVIVGRSKPDVSASFLSIAPEAKKMGLMVVNETRPKADETKDINETDNDKSDEIDETHDADVTNETDKTDEANETNRTEKVDEIDKFDEGHATDKTDRADKANEMGRNGETLYIVDTEKTNEPTDKDRETDETNKTVETDETDKTDETDRTDETDENNVTYENHETDDTDD